The proteins below come from a single Prochlorococcus marinus str. MIT 9215 genomic window:
- a CDS encoding AhpC/TSA family protein: MTDKFQTNINNLVEEFNLNGPKRLKLIVLFGLLGDFDSFEYAINLKRFIDNDQDKNLDIFAIAIGNKHGKEKFCNFTGFPRENLIVVSNNQIHKNLKVSRGLDIGLGGWINMLLMLSGINSFKTIREVIRGYLGDRKAKQIYSEFDNIEILKFLKFSGNSFRKVFGDGYLRPFELATFRLNNMNEIIQNWSDYILNEEYLPQRGASFLLNNKNQVIYKFFSNDVLGYSSNMRDPLGFLTDLIK, translated from the coding sequence TAAAATTAATTGTATTATTTGGTTTATTGGGAGATTTTGATAGCTTTGAATACGCAATAAATTTGAAAAGATTTATCGATAATGATCAAGATAAAAATTTAGATATTTTTGCAATTGCTATTGGGAACAAACATGGAAAAGAAAAATTCTGTAACTTTACTGGCTTTCCTAGAGAAAATTTAATAGTCGTTTCAAATAACCAAATTCATAAAAATCTTAAAGTTTCAAGAGGATTAGATATTGGTTTAGGAGGTTGGATAAATATGCTTTTAATGTTATCTGGAATAAACTCTTTTAAAACAATCAGAGAAGTTATTAGAGGTTATCTCGGAGACCGCAAAGCAAAGCAAATCTATTCAGAATTTGACAACATTGAAATTTTAAAATTTCTAAAATTTTCAGGAAATTCATTTAGAAAGGTTTTTGGTGATGGTTATTTGAGACCATTTGAATTGGCAACATTTAGATTAAATAACATGAATGAAATAATTCAAAATTGGAGTGATTATATTCTTAACGAAGAATACCTTCCTCAAAGAGGGGCTTCTTTTCTTTTGAACAATAAAAATCAAGTAATTTATAAATTTTTTTCAAATGATGTGCTTGGATATTCATCAAATATGAGGGATCCCCTAGGATTTTTGACTGATTTAATTAAATAA
- a CDS encoding SemiSWEET family sugar transporter, protein MNIDIFGYFAAILTTAAFLPQLIKTLKTKKADDVSLTTLIMFIIGVLSWIIYGYKISSTPILIANLITLILNLLILISKIYFSKN, encoded by the coding sequence ATGAATATTGATATATTTGGATATTTTGCAGCGATTTTAACAACAGCAGCATTTCTACCTCAATTGATAAAAACTTTAAAAACAAAAAAGGCGGATGATGTTTCTTTGACAACATTAATAATGTTTATTATCGGTGTTTTATCCTGGATTATTTACGGTTATAAAATTTCGTCTACACCAATATTGATAGCAAATTTAATTACCCTAATCTTAAATTTATTGATTCTAATCTCTAAAATATACTTTTCAAAAAACTAA
- a CDS encoding AEC family transporter — MGLLLKEGIDINLIKSALLAFSLIGSLIALINTIPILKKRLPNYTLQMAGLIGNTSFLGIPIAIALLPSKTINFTIGFDLGTTLFAWVFGPFFLQEKSKNKHTPNIKGLLNALINSPASRGIIGVLLAYFFQIDEILGNYLWIPARIVIALAIIVVGTRLGIITNQNERILDLNEKIKYAILLKLFILPFIIFFVCKFLNFNFYESSAVILQAGTPTAISTILMAEAYGVKQKIASKILFTTTLIAIITIPLLKIFMNLFIQAN, encoded by the coding sequence ATGGGTCTCTTATTAAAAGAAGGTATAGATATAAACTTAATTAAAAGTGCACTTTTAGCATTCTCCTTAATTGGATCTTTAATAGCTTTAATAAATACAATTCCAATATTAAAAAAAAGGCTTCCAAATTACACATTGCAGATGGCGGGCCTTATTGGTAATACATCATTTCTTGGAATACCCATAGCGATAGCTCTTCTACCTTCAAAGACTATAAATTTTACTATTGGGTTTGATTTAGGAACAACACTTTTCGCTTGGGTATTTGGACCTTTTTTTCTTCAAGAAAAATCCAAAAACAAGCATACCCCAAATATCAAAGGATTATTGAATGCATTGATAAATAGTCCTGCATCAAGAGGGATTATTGGTGTACTTCTCGCCTATTTTTTCCAAATAGATGAAATTTTAGGCAATTACCTTTGGATTCCCGCAAGAATAGTTATTGCTTTGGCAATAATAGTTGTGGGAACAAGACTTGGAATAATCACCAATCAAAATGAGAGGATTTTGGATCTAAATGAAAAAATTAAATATGCAATTTTATTAAAGTTATTTATTCTTCCCTTCATTATTTTTTTTGTATGTAAATTCTTAAATTTCAACTTTTATGAATCATCTGCAGTAATTCTTCAAGCAGGAACGCCAACAGCAATTTCAACAATATTAATGGCAGAGGCTTATGGTGTTAAACAAAAAATAGCTTCAAAAATTCTTTTTACTACAACTTTAATTGCCATAATTACAATTCCTCTATTAAAAATATTTATGAATTTATTTATCCAAGCAAATTAA
- a CDS encoding ArnT family glycosyltransferase produces the protein MILLNSKKRLITSLIVLVCGIIIFILGLGTTGLVDETPPLFAAAGRAMSESSDWLTPKVNGIFRFDKPPLIYWLMGFFYSLPKNEIWDSFGTLSARLPSALASLFLMLMIGDTLFCWPQKGDRQFLTPIVASLGFALSPLIIIWSRTAVSDALLTGTLGISLLLFWRRMASDKNDQCISAWVFLGLAILTKGPVAFLLATLTLTFFLLSQSDLKGMLRKINLTKGFLITSLISIPWYILELIKEGKPFWDNFFGYHNFQRYTSVVNNHAEPFWFFLYIMILASLPFTPFLYHGIFTALKDFLKSSKENSNITETLYLFSLCWLASVLIFFSISATKLPSYWLPAIPAAAILLSNSFISLKNLNKSYLYIWIFNILILFGVSIALFFSNIWLSLINDPEMPNLASELISYGIIFKAKLFLSLLTLVAIILFSIKSRNILLYLQILLLIGQFFLMSPIRKLADTSRQLPLRNISKLILDIREGRETLAMIGIRKPSLHYYSRQIVFYEPNTEEGLINLSERLINDRRKNYEDQPDYEYKSLLVVIDEYSSRRQQWSKINHQKLGKFGIYNLWRIQKSDLNKYSKFLVKSGYKSDWKNRKVEKF, from the coding sequence ATGATTCTTCTTAACTCAAAAAAAAGGCTTATAACCTCATTGATAGTTTTAGTTTGTGGGATCATCATATTTATCTTAGGTTTAGGCACTACAGGATTGGTGGATGAAACGCCCCCTTTATTTGCCGCTGCAGGACGGGCAATGAGTGAATCTAGTGATTGGTTAACTCCAAAAGTAAATGGGATATTCCGTTTTGATAAACCTCCACTGATATATTGGCTAATGGGTTTTTTTTACTCATTACCAAAAAACGAGATTTGGGATAGTTTTGGGACACTCTCAGCAAGACTTCCTTCAGCTTTGGCATCATTATTTTTGATGTTGATGATTGGAGATACGTTGTTTTGTTGGCCGCAAAAGGGCGATAGGCAATTCCTTACTCCAATAGTTGCATCACTAGGCTTTGCTCTTTCTCCATTAATAATTATCTGGAGTAGAACTGCAGTAAGCGATGCTCTTTTAACCGGAACATTGGGAATTAGCTTACTTTTGTTTTGGAGAAGAATGGCAAGTGATAAGAATGATCAATGTATCTCAGCGTGGGTATTTTTAGGGTTGGCAATTTTAACCAAAGGACCAGTTGCGTTTCTTTTGGCAACGTTGACTCTTACATTTTTTTTATTAAGTCAGAGTGATTTGAAAGGGATGCTCCGTAAGATTAATCTTACGAAAGGTTTCCTAATCACAAGCTTAATAAGTATCCCTTGGTATATCTTAGAACTAATAAAAGAAGGAAAGCCTTTTTGGGACAACTTTTTTGGTTATCATAATTTTCAAAGATATACGTCAGTTGTCAATAATCATGCAGAACCATTCTGGTTTTTTCTTTACATAATGATATTGGCCTCATTACCATTCACCCCTTTTTTGTATCACGGTATATTTACAGCTCTTAAAGATTTCTTGAAAAGTTCAAAAGAGAATTCCAATATCACTGAAACACTTTATTTGTTTTCTCTATGCTGGTTAGCATCAGTTTTAATCTTCTTTAGTATTTCTGCGACGAAACTTCCTAGCTATTGGTTGCCAGCAATTCCAGCAGCTGCAATATTACTAAGTAATAGCTTTATAAGTTTAAAAAATCTAAATAAAAGTTATTTATATATCTGGATTTTTAACATTTTAATTTTGTTTGGAGTCTCCATAGCATTGTTTTTCTCAAATATTTGGTTGAGTTTAATTAATGATCCCGAAATGCCTAATCTTGCATCTGAACTTATAAGCTATGGGATTATTTTCAAAGCTAAATTATTCCTCTCTTTACTAACCCTTGTTGCAATAATTTTATTTTCTATAAAATCTAGAAATATCCTTCTTTATCTCCAAATTTTACTTTTGATTGGACAATTTTTTTTGATGTCGCCAATTAGAAAATTAGCAGATACTTCAAGGCAATTACCTTTAAGAAATATCTCAAAATTAATTTTAGATATTCGCGAGGGAAGGGAAACTTTAGCAATGATTGGGATAAGAAAGCCTTCATTACATTATTATTCTAGACAAATAGTTTTTTATGAACCAAATACTGAAGAGGGATTGATTAATCTTTCAGAAAGACTGATTAATGACAGGAGAAAAAATTATGAGGATCAACCCGATTATGAATACAAATCTCTATTAGTCGTTATAGATGAATACTCTTCCCGCCGACAACAATGGTCAAAAATTAATCATCAAAAGTTGGGAAAATTTGGGATTTATAATTTATGGAGAATTCAAAAAAGTGATTTAAACAAGTATTCAAAATTTTTAGTGAAAAGTGGTTATAAATCTGACTGGAAAAATAGAAAAGTTGAAAAATTTTAA
- a CDS encoding glycosyltransferase family 4 protein, with amino-acid sequence MRIVLISTPIGFLGSGKGGGVELTLNSLVSGLISLGHSVDVVAPKNSKLNESNVRAKLHFVEGEDQISWQHQNYNSPVSIPDNSLLAGMLEKGLEIAKHADVLLNMSYDWLPIWMTLNLEKPIAHIISMGSESSVISNLISKVYAKYPNNFAFHSKMQAYDYPFIKKPTIIGNGFNLDNYIFQDSVNGPLAWVGRVAPEKGLEDAVYVANELGEKLKVWGLIEDQIYASKIEKLFPQGALDWMGFLSTDELQKELGKCRGLLNTPKWNEAYGNVVVEALACGVPVVAYKRGGPSEIILHGQTGYLVDPDNKKNMLSYVKIIEKIKRQKCREWVEKNASVDIFANKVVNWLNKVMHEYK; translated from the coding sequence ATGCGAATAGTTTTGATTAGTACTCCAATAGGGTTCTTGGGGAGTGGCAAGGGAGGTGGAGTTGAATTAACTTTAAATTCTTTAGTTTCAGGTTTGATTTCTTTAGGTCATTCTGTTGATGTGGTAGCTCCAAAAAATTCTAAGTTAAATGAAAGCAATGTAAGAGCAAAATTACATTTTGTGGAAGGTGAAGATCAAATTAGTTGGCAGCATCAAAATTACAATTCTCCCGTCAGTATCCCAGACAATTCTCTTTTAGCAGGAATGCTTGAAAAGGGATTAGAAATCGCTAAACATGCCGATGTATTGTTGAACATGTCTTATGATTGGTTGCCAATTTGGATGACTCTAAATTTAGAAAAACCCATTGCACATATCATTAGTATGGGTTCTGAAAGTTCAGTAATTAGTAATTTAATATCTAAGGTATATGCTAAATATCCAAATAATTTTGCTTTTCATTCGAAAATGCAGGCTTATGATTATCCATTCATAAAAAAACCAACAATAATTGGGAATGGGTTTAATTTAGATAATTATATTTTTCAAGATTCAGTAAATGGACCTTTGGCATGGGTTGGAAGAGTAGCTCCAGAGAAAGGTTTGGAAGATGCAGTTTATGTAGCGAATGAACTGGGCGAAAAATTAAAAGTCTGGGGTCTTATAGAAGATCAGATCTATGCGTCAAAGATAGAAAAATTGTTTCCTCAAGGCGCTTTAGATTGGATGGGGTTTTTATCAACCGATGAATTACAAAAAGAACTTGGCAAATGCAGAGGATTGCTAAATACTCCGAAATGGAATGAGGCATATGGGAACGTAGTTGTTGAAGCTTTAGCCTGTGGAGTACCAGTTGTAGCTTACAAAAGGGGAGGGCCTAGTGAAATTATTTTGCATGGCCAAACAGGCTATCTTGTTGATCCTGATAATAAAAAAAATATGCTTTCCTATGTAAAGATTATTGAAAAAATAAAGCGTCAGAAATGTAGAGAATGGGTAGAAAAAAATGCCTCCGTAGATATATTTGCTAATAAGGTTGTGAACTGGCTTAATAAGGTAATGCACGAATATAAATAA
- a CDS encoding DMT family transporter, with protein MNSILNWFLMILPFALWGTSMAAMTPLVSSAGPEFVASLRLLPAGILVLITTYLFKRDLKIYKCDLKWFFVFTIVDATFFQLFLTYGIEKTGAGLGSVLIDSQPLLVAILARAIFGNLINPIGWLGLLFGLGGIVFLGVPQEFLGNWWLMSDKSISEVAFNFGELWMLAASLAMALGTILIRFTCTKSDPVAVTGWHMVLGSLPLIIKHCLQSNFTIIPDWSIFDWGLMSFSSIFGGAIAYGLFFYFANNKEITGFSTLAFLTPVFALLSGGVWLDERLTIVQWIGVVFVLISVFFVSQRKSLWENKFSDTTI; from the coding sequence ATGAATTCAATCCTAAATTGGTTTTTAATGATACTCCCTTTTGCACTTTGGGGTACTTCAATGGCGGCCATGACTCCTTTAGTATCTAGTGCTGGCCCAGAGTTTGTGGCTTCTTTAAGGCTTCTTCCTGCAGGGATTCTTGTTCTTATAACAACATATTTGTTTAAAAGAGATTTAAAAATTTATAAGTGCGATTTGAAGTGGTTTTTTGTTTTTACGATAGTCGATGCCACTTTTTTTCAGTTGTTTTTAACTTATGGGATTGAAAAAACTGGAGCAGGTTTAGGTTCTGTCTTAATTGATTCACAACCGCTTTTGGTGGCTATTTTAGCGAGGGCAATTTTCGGTAATTTAATTAATCCAATAGGATGGTTAGGACTACTTTTTGGCTTGGGAGGAATAGTATTTTTAGGGGTACCACAAGAATTTTTAGGAAATTGGTGGTTAATGTCAGATAAGTCTATAAGTGAAGTAGCTTTTAACTTTGGAGAACTTTGGATGCTTGCAGCTTCTCTAGCTATGGCATTAGGAACAATTTTAATTAGATTTACTTGTACTAAAAGTGATCCAGTTGCTGTTACAGGTTGGCATATGGTGTTAGGGAGTTTACCTTTAATTATTAAGCACTGCTTACAATCAAATTTCACAATAATTCCAGATTGGTCAATATTTGATTGGGGACTTATGTCATTTTCAAGTATTTTTGGAGGAGCAATAGCGTATGGATTGTTTTTCTACTTCGCTAATAATAAAGAAATAACTGGATTCAGTACTCTTGCATTTTTAACTCCCGTATTTGCTCTTCTTAGTGGTGGTGTTTGGTTAGATGAAAGACTCACCATTGTGCAGTGGATAGGAGTAGTGTTTGTTCTTATCTCGGTATTTTTTGTCAGCCAGAGAAAGAGTTTATGGGAAAATAAATTTTCTGATACTACTATTTAA
- the sppA gene encoding signal peptide peptidase SppA, with product MIWPFRRKSKKRMARIVIDEPITSSTRVSVLKALKQIEDREFPALIVRIDSPGGTVGDSQEIYSAIKRLKDKGCKVIASFGNISASGGVYIGVASDKIVANPGTITGSIGVIIRGNNLSELLDKIGIKFETVKSGVFKDILSPDKPLSDEGRDLLQGLIDESYKQFTEAVAEGRNLPVEDVRKFADGRIFTGTQAKDLGLVDEIGDEFVARELAAEMVNIDPKIQPLTFGKKKKKILGLIPGSRMIEKVINNIFFEFDSSNKVLWLYKP from the coding sequence ATGATTTGGCCTTTTAGACGAAAGTCAAAAAAAAGAATGGCTCGTATTGTAATTGATGAGCCTATTACAAGTTCAACAAGAGTTTCTGTCCTTAAAGCTCTTAAACAAATAGAGGATAGAGAATTTCCTGCTTTGATCGTGAGAATTGATTCTCCGGGGGGTACTGTTGGGGATAGCCAAGAAATATACTCTGCCATTAAAAGACTAAAAGATAAAGGATGTAAAGTAATCGCTAGTTTCGGAAACATCTCAGCATCAGGAGGCGTTTACATTGGTGTTGCATCTGACAAAATAGTTGCGAATCCAGGCACAATTACAGGTTCTATTGGTGTGATTATAAGAGGAAATAATTTATCTGAATTATTAGATAAAATCGGTATTAAATTTGAAACTGTTAAGAGCGGGGTGTTTAAAGATATTCTTTCTCCAGATAAACCTCTTAGCGATGAAGGTAGAGATCTACTTCAAGGACTGATAGATGAAAGTTACAAACAATTTACTGAAGCTGTTGCTGAAGGAAGAAATTTACCTGTTGAAGATGTTAGAAAATTTGCTGATGGAAGAATTTTTACTGGAACACAAGCAAAAGATCTAGGTCTTGTTGATGAAATTGGAGATGAATTTGTTGCGAGAGAACTTGCTGCAGAAATGGTTAATATTGATCCGAAAATTCAACCTTTAACATTTGGTAAGAAAAAAAAGAAAATACTTGGACTAATTCCAGGAAGCAGAATGATCGAAAAAGTTATCAATAATATCTTTTTTGAGTTTGACTCATCTAATAAAGTACTTTGGTTATATAAGCCATAA
- the aroH gene encoding chorismate mutase, with protein MSEKMKDNYKISFIRGATTATGNSAKEIEDAVVELINELISRNNLIKKNLLSITFTATKDLNACFPASIARKCNGLDSVAFLDCQQMYVPNDVDFCIRIMAQVLLPSNNPVQHPYLRGASKLRADRC; from the coding sequence ATGTCTGAAAAAATGAAAGATAATTATAAAATTTCATTTATTCGAGGAGCTACAACCGCAACTGGTAATTCTGCTAAAGAAATAGAGGATGCCGTAGTGGAATTAATAAATGAATTAATTTCACGCAATAATTTAATCAAAAAAAACTTATTGTCCATTACATTCACTGCGACAAAAGATTTGAATGCATGTTTTCCTGCTTCAATTGCAAGGAAATGTAATGGACTTGATTCAGTGGCATTTTTAGACTGTCAACAAATGTACGTCCCTAATGATGTAGATTTTTGTATAAGAATAATGGCACAAGTCCTATTACCCTCTAATAATCCCGTTCAGCATCCTTATTTAAGGGGGGCTTCAAAATTAAGGGCAGATAGGTGTTAA
- a CDS encoding DUF2808 domain-containing protein, which yields MLKRTRKLALNFKILKFFLIPTVLFSTPFFNKIQNANAGLEFQWNQDSSFRRLKWFQRENKRRLRNTIYFFFRPSDRKTDLLKINLGIPETFKSTLKNEKISFCKVRIGGFDSRTKCLEDIPADIEINTDESGLRSLNVYPYSPIPSNKDSYAIVLKVFNPRKTGLYQFHSYGQPKGETSSSYLGSWTILID from the coding sequence ATGTTAAAAAGAACAAGAAAGCTTGCTTTGAATTTTAAAATATTAAAATTTTTTCTAATCCCTACAGTTTTATTTTCAACTCCTTTCTTCAATAAAATACAAAATGCTAATGCAGGATTAGAATTTCAGTGGAATCAAGACTCTAGTTTTAGAAGATTAAAGTGGTTTCAAAGAGAAAATAAAAGGAGACTTAGAAATACAATTTATTTTTTCTTTAGGCCATCTGATAGAAAAACTGATCTCTTAAAAATTAATCTAGGAATACCTGAAACTTTTAAATCCACTTTAAAAAATGAAAAAATAAGTTTTTGCAAAGTAAGAATAGGTGGTTTTGACAGTAGAACAAAATGTTTAGAAGATATTCCAGCTGATATCGAAATTAACACTGATGAATCAGGTTTGCGATCATTAAATGTTTATCCCTATAGCCCAATCCCTTCAAACAAGGACAGTTATGCAATCGTCCTAAAAGTCTTTAATCCCAGAAAAACAGGTTTATATCAATTTCATTCATATGGTCAACCTAAAGGAGAAACATCTTCAAGTTATTTAGGCAGCTGGACTATATTGATCGATTAA
- the rpmH gene encoding 50S ribosomal protein L34 yields MTKRTFGGTSRKRKRVSGFRVRMRSHTGRRVIKSRRQKGRERIAV; encoded by the coding sequence ATGACTAAAAGGACTTTTGGCGGTACATCAAGAAAAAGAAAGCGTGTATCTGGTTTTAGAGTAAGAATGCGTTCTCATACAGGTAGAAGAGTTATTAAAAGCAGAAGACAAAAAGGTAGAGAAAGAATAGCTGTATAA
- a CDS encoding ribonuclease P protein component encodes MALPKDMRLKGHRTFNYIHKNSTIYHGKLMTFKVARSNPEILFTHKLTNNSNKFRMAIAISKKVSKKAVERNKLRRILQEWLLTNIKKINNHKPYWLLVNLKFGDFCNDKSRLLEEFQNLMFKSHLIK; translated from the coding sequence ATGGCCTTACCTAAAGATATGCGTTTAAAAGGTCATAGGACTTTTAACTATATTCATAAAAATTCCACGATATATCATGGAAAATTAATGACATTTAAAGTTGCAAGATCAAATCCAGAAATCCTCTTTACCCATAAACTAACAAATAACTCAAACAAATTTAGAATGGCAATTGCTATTAGTAAAAAGGTTTCGAAAAAAGCTGTCGAAAGAAATAAATTAAGAAGAATCCTGCAAGAGTGGTTATTAACAAACATTAAAAAAATTAATAACCACAAACCATATTGGTTACTTGTTAACCTTAAATTTGGAGATTTCTGCAACGATAAAAGTAGACTTTTGGAGGAATTTCAAAACTTAATGTTCAAATCTCATCTAATCAAATGA
- a CDS encoding PH domain-containing protein: MINMNEETFYEGGPAKSDLIINLIAGITILGLPFTFAAIVRALWLRYKITNKRITINGGWFGKNKTQVSLSNIEEIRSIPRGFGSYGDMVLILNDGSKVEMKSLPIFREKQKFIEEIINKRSQIPNLNEVEGFATKS, encoded by the coding sequence ATGATTAACATGAATGAAGAAACCTTCTATGAAGGTGGGCCTGCAAAAAGCGATCTAATAATAAATCTTATTGCAGGTATAACAATTCTTGGATTACCATTTACCTTTGCAGCAATTGTTAGGGCATTGTGGTTAAGATATAAAATTACAAACAAAAGAATAACAATAAATGGGGGATGGTTTGGTAAAAACAAAACACAAGTCTCATTAAGTAACATCGAAGAAATCAGATCTATTCCAAGAGGATTCGGATCATACGGCGATATGGTTCTAATCCTTAATGATGGATCAAAGGTTGAAATGAAATCATTACCTATATTTAGAGAAAAGCAAAAATTTATAGAAGAGATTATAAATAAAAGATCACAAATCCCAAATCTCAATGAGGTTGAGGGATTTGCGACTAAATCCTAA
- the yidC gene encoding membrane protein insertase YidC: protein MIGFISEKLLIPILDFFYGLVPSYGLAIVALTVVIRIALFPLSAGSIRSARRMKIAQPVMQKKQAEIKSKFSGDPKRQQEELGKLMNEFGSPLAGCLPLIVQMPVLFALFATLRGSPFADVPYNINLKVVPQDQIATIDPKPYKSPRHSIFITEKSHFPVIATIPNGTKLGTEDSVKINLQTTNGNSYSEVLSKYDNGSKFLPTWKVSKGSENLKISQDGTVTAIKPGDATIEAKIPGLAAKSGFLFIKALGQVGFYVDGAINWDIAALVGAFGLTLLLSQVLSSQGMPANPQQSTANKITPIMITGMFLFFPLPAGVLLYMVVANIFQAFQTFLLNKEALPENLQKILDQQLLAKNEVITTSASTISDKRLPFEPNSKK from the coding sequence GTGATAGGGTTCATTTCTGAAAAACTACTTATCCCTATTCTAGATTTTTTCTACGGTTTAGTCCCTAGTTATGGTTTAGCAATTGTTGCATTGACAGTCGTAATTAGAATTGCACTTTTCCCTCTAAGCGCTGGCTCGATTAGAAGCGCTAGAAGAATGAAGATTGCTCAACCAGTAATGCAAAAAAAACAAGCAGAAATAAAATCTAAGTTTTCAGGTGATCCAAAGAGACAGCAAGAAGAACTTGGGAAACTAATGAATGAGTTTGGTAGTCCCCTTGCAGGTTGCCTTCCATTGATTGTACAAATGCCCGTGCTGTTTGCATTGTTTGCAACCTTAAGAGGCTCTCCATTTGCTGATGTCCCCTACAACATAAATCTCAAAGTTGTTCCACAGGATCAGATAGCAACTATTGATCCAAAACCTTACAAATCGCCAAGACACTCTATATTTATCACAGAAAAATCACATTTCCCTGTTATAGCGACTATCCCTAATGGAACAAAATTAGGAACAGAAGATTCCGTAAAAATAAATTTACAAACAACAAACGGTAATAGTTATTCGGAAGTTTTATCTAAATACGACAATGGATCAAAATTTCTTCCCACTTGGAAAGTTTCTAAAGGGTCCGAAAATCTTAAAATTTCTCAAGACGGCACAGTAACAGCAATTAAACCTGGGGATGCAACAATCGAAGCAAAGATTCCTGGTCTAGCGGCTAAAAGTGGTTTTCTTTTTATTAAAGCTCTTGGTCAAGTTGGATTTTATGTAGATGGGGCAATCAATTGGGATATTGCAGCACTAGTTGGTGCCTTTGGATTAACCCTTCTTCTCTCTCAAGTTTTATCTAGTCAGGGAATGCCTGCAAATCCACAGCAATCAACAGCTAATAAAATTACACCAATTATGATTACTGGAATGTTTTTGTTTTTCCCACTACCAGCAGGTGTTTTACTTTATATGGTTGTTGCTAATATATTTCAGGCATTTCAGACTTTTTTGCTTAATAAAGAAGCTCTTCCTGAGAATCTACAGAAAATTTTGGATCAACAATTATTGGCTAAAAATGAAGTGATAACAACTTCTGCTTCAACTATCTCAGATAAAAGATTACCTTTTGAACCTAACAGTAAAAAATAG